TTGGTATAAACTAGGATCCCAACACCTAAATCTTTTAGAATCGTAAAGATTTCTTGATAAGTGGAAATAGGTAAGCTTGCTTCATATAACAATTCACTTGATGCCGAATATAAAACAGATCCATTGATACAAAAAATTGGAAGTTCCATATTTTGAATCGCTCTTAATTTTATTACATCTGCGTAAGCACGGCCAGTGTTTAAAATTATGCAGTGTCCTTGTTCCTGTAGATCCGCTAAAGCTTTTACGTTTTCTTTAGATATTTCATGATTTGAATTTAAAAGTGTACCGTCTAAGTCAATTGATATACATTTCATGGTTGTTTTAACCCTTTCCATTTTCTCTATTAACTACTATATCAAAATTTATGCACAAAGTGTGCTGCCAAAATTTATAGGAGATTTATTATGTAGTAGCATAAAAAGGAAAATACAATAGATACTATTATTGGGAATATCATCAATAAAAGGGGTTAATGACCATGAAAAAGAAAATTATAACCTGGAGTATTATTATCTTCTTTTCTATGCTCAACGTAACTTCCGTTAGTGCACAGGGGAGAACACCCGCTAAGAACTGTATTACATTATCTGTCATAAATTTAAAATATCCAATGCAGAAGCTATGGGTCGAACATGCTTGGTGGACCAGGGAGCTCATTGTCTCGAATTTAGCTGATTTAAAGGATCGGAATGATGTGTTGGAAAGATTGCTTAAAAATCAAGAAGATTTAGGAGATATTATCAAACCATATTATGGTCAAGAAGCAGGGAACAAACTAACTGTGCTTTTAAAGGAACATATCTTAATTGCTGGAAAAATTATCGAGGCAGCTAAGAAGAATGATCAAGCAAGTATTGACCAATTTAATAAGGAGTGGTATCAAAACGCAGATGAAATTGTAGCGTTCCTTACGAGTGCAAATCCAAATTGGTCTAAAAAAGTATTAACAGAAATGTTCTATACTCACTTGAAGTTAACAGTGGATGAAGTCGTGGATAGGTTAAAAGGAGACTGGGCTGGCGATATTAAGACTGCAGATATTAACGAAGCACATCTTATTCATATGGGTGATATATTAACCGAAGGAATCGTACAACAGTTCCCTGACAAATTTAAGTAAGGATGATCATTTATACTAATTAGCCATTGCTATGTAGTGCATTCAATATCATTCCCTGTAAAGTGTAATCACTGAGAAAACTGATAAAAAAAGACGAGTTGACATCGATTTTCATGTCAACTCGTCTTTTTTATATTGTATTAAAACTGGTAGTTATGCGCGTCTTCCGCCTCGACCGCCACGTTTTGATTCTGTGTTGCGTTTAAGCGAAGATAAGTTCTCTTCACTAGACTTTAAAAACTTGGCCATTTTATCTTCAAATGATTCTTTAGGTTTGAAATTACTTTTTGGACGAAAATCTTTTGAACGGCTTTCAGATCTTCCTTGCCTTGCTGGGCGTTGTGAATAAGAAGAGGTTTGACTTTCGGGTCTCTCGATTGCTTTTTTAATAGATAAGGCAGTTTTTCCGTCTTTTTCACTAATTACTTTTACATCAACCATGTCACCAACTTTAAGGTGGTCATTAATATCCTTAACATAGCTTTCCGCAACTTCACTGATATGCACAAGACCTGTTGTGCCTCCAGGTAATTCAACGAATGCTCCAAAATTAGTGATTCCTGTTACTTTTCCTTGGACTTTGCTGCCTACTTCAACTGACATAGAAATATATTTCCCCCTCAATAATGTTAAAACCACTTTATTATAACAAATAATTTGAAGGAATAAAATCCTTTTACTTATATAGAGATATTTAAGAAATATTTACTAATCCCGCTGTACCCTTTGGTGGTAAATATCGCATCATTGATTTTGCCTTCATTTATCAAGGAAGGGGTAATAATCGCGTCCAAAACACCAGAGAAGTATTTAATGGTAGTAGGGAACCAAGTTACGGTTGACGATGGCAATGAAGAGGTTGAATTCAGAAAAAATGTTAAATCAGTTGTTTCTTAAACAAAAGGTAAGAAGGCAAGCCATCGTCTGGCTTGCCTTTATATTTGAACAAATTATAAAAAAGTTGATGTTATCCGCGTCTTCCGCCTCGACCACCACGTTTTGTTTCTGTGTTTCTTTTAAGAGAAGACAAGTTTTCTTCACTCGCTTTTAAAAACTTGGCCATTTTATCTTCAAACGATTCTTTCGGTTTGAAATTGCCTTTTGGACGGAAGTCCTTAGAACGGTTTTCGGATCTTCCTTGGCGTGGCGGGCGTTGTGAATATGATGATGCTTCAGGTTTGTCTATCGCTTTTTTGATGGAAAGGGCAGTTTTACCATCCTTTTCACTAATTACTTTCACTTCAACCATGTCGCCAACTTTTAAATGGTCATTAATATCTTTTACATAGCTTTCCGCAACTTCGCTTATATGTACTAGACCTGTTGTACCTCCTGGTAATTCAACGAATGCTCCAAAATTAGTGATTCCTGTTACTTTTCCTTGGACTTTGCTGCCTACTTCAACTGACATGAAATCTATTTCCCCCTCAATAGTGTTAAAACTACTTTATTATAACAAATTCTCAAGGGAAATAGAATTAGTCGGGGCTATTTTTTCCACTTTTTTTAGTGTTTTAGGTAAAAAACATGATAAATCCTTTAAAATGTTGAAGTTTAT
The window above is part of the Bacillus sp. SORGH_AS_0510 genome. Proteins encoded here:
- a CDS encoding S1 domain-containing RNA-binding protein, with the translated sequence MSVEVGSKVQGKVTGITNFGAFVELPGGTTGLVHISEVAESYVKDINDHLKVGDMVDVKVISEKDGKTALSIKKAIERPESQTSSYSQRPARQGRSESRSKDFRPKSNFKPKESFEDKMAKFLKSSEENLSSLKRNTESKRGGRGGRRA
- a CDS encoding glycosyltransferase, translated to MKKKIITWSIIIFFSMLNVTSVSAQGRTPAKNCITLSVINLKYPMQKLWVEHAWWTRELIVSNLADLKDRNDVLERLLKNQEDLGDIIKPYYGQEAGNKLTVLLKEHILIAGKIIEAAKKNDQASIDQFNKEWYQNADEIVAFLTSANPNWSKKVLTEMFYTHLKLTVDEVVDRLKGDWAGDIKTADINEAHLIHMGDILTEGIVQQFPDKFK
- a CDS encoding S1 domain-containing RNA-binding protein, translated to MSVEVGSKVQGKVTGITNFGAFVELPGGTTGLVHISEVAESYVKDINDHLKVGDMVEVKVISEKDGKTALSIKKAIDKPEASSYSQRPPRQGRSENRSKDFRPKGNFKPKESFEDKMAKFLKASEENLSSLKRNTETKRGGRGGRRG